GTATGCCTTGAAGTTTGACCCAGCATTTTTGAAAACTCAGACATAAAAGCTATTACTAAGCTTGCCTTTATCTCTTTTTTCAAAGCGCTTAAAAATAAAGTTCTAAAACCACCCAAGGAAAACCCCATACACGCAATTCTACTTTTATCAACATCTTCTCTTTTCAAGAGATAATTTAGCCATGCAATGTCTTCGTTAATCAAGATACTTGGCCAGTTTGTCCCATAAAAATTGATATTCTTAAATATTATCTCTTCAAGCTCAGAAGAAATCCTATTAAAAAGCTTAATAAATTCGTAGCTACCCTCAGTAAGACTTGTTAGCTGTTCATAGGTTTTATTATCAACAAATATCTTTATTAGCTCTTGTGGGAACCTTCTCTTCCCAAAATAAAACGCATCAGGGCAGAAAACTGCAAACCCTCTTTCAAGCAGGTCAAGAGCCCATCTTTTTGATGAATAAAACTTTTCTCTGTACTCTCTTATAAAAGGCTGTGTACTATCATCCATAAAGATTCTCTCTTTGCCGTAGTAATAAAATCCACCATGGTCATGCAAAACTACAACAACAGGATAAGGTGGACTTGAATTGGATGGTTTTAAAAATGCTGCCTCTGATTCAATACCATTTAGGTTAGCTGTTACTATTTCTTCTGTGAAGGCTTCATAGAAGCTCTCTTTTTTGTTTTTTTCAACAAAACACAAATCTAACTTTAAATAAAGCAAAGATTGTAGCTTTTCAAGTACATTTTTTTGGAATTCAAAATCATATGAGTTTAAGATATCATATGCCCATTGTGGATTATGTGCATCCGGTTTGTTGTGAATTCCAAAATACTCTTCAAAAATCCTAAGCATTTTTACACTTTCCCTTCAAACTTAGCCTTTATAAATTTTTATTTTTTCGCTCAAGTTTTATTATATTATATCAGTTAAAATCAATGGCTGTTAAGCCATTTTAGCATGTTAGATATTAAGATTGATATAAGGATTTTAAGATGAATAAAAAAGTTGCAATTTTGTACTTTTGATTTTATAATTTAGTATGAATAATTTAAAAGAGAAGCGCCCGTAGCTCAGAGGATAGAGCGTAGGACTTCGAATCCTGTGGTCGGGGGTTCGACTCCCCCCGGGCGTGCCAGAGATATAAAGGGTTTAGAAAATTGACAAATAAACAAATCAAATAAATTGACATCTATTTGACACCTATAAGAAAATAACAGAAATTGGTATGCAGTTTAGAAGTGAATATATATATGCGGCAACTAAACTTTTACGTCTGGATTACTTCGCAGCTATTCCACAAAGAGGTCTTTGGAAACTAAATTCGCCGGTGTAGTTTAGTTATGAGAAATCATTTTTTATGTGTTTAAATCAGAAATAGATCTGTATTAAACTTCTTGAAGTTTTGAAATCTCATCAATTGTGTCTGTAACTTATTTAATTTCTTTTTTCTCGATAACTCTACAATTTTCATATAGCACAATTCCACAAAAGTTAGAATATAAAAAAAGTGGGGTAACATTATGTTATTTTCGCAAAGAAAGGGATATAAACCACTCAAAAACATTATCCAAAAAGATAATATTGATGAAGATTTAAGAAATGGGCTTTGGAATTGTTTTACAAGGTTTTATAAGAAACTCTATCAACTTGATTCTCTTTATAATGAATATCTCCTGAAACTTTTAGACTCTATATGGGATAGTTATTTTAAAAAACCCATTGATACAATTCCAAAGATTAGTGAAGCTTATAATTTTCTGAGAACATATTTCTTTGAATGTAAATGGTATGAAGTGTACGATTTTATTGAATTTATTCTAAATAACAATGATTTTATTCCCTCTTACTTGTTAATTGAGTTTGCACGTTCATGTAATAAAGTACTTGAAAGAGAAAATTCTGCGTTTAGAATAATAAATAATAAGTACATAATAGAAATTACTTCTGAGGAAGAAATAAATGCTATTGAAAATGTATTGAATCTTCCTAATGATTATAAAGTGATAAGGCTCCATCTAGAAGAAGCAATTAAATTATTATCAAATAGAGAGAGTAAAGACCCTCATAAGTATAGAAATTCTATAAAAGAATCAATAAGTGCTGTCGAAGCAATATGTAGGGAAGTCTCAGGAAAAGATAAGGCAACCTTAGGAGACGCTTTAAAAGCTATTGCTAAAAATAATGTCATACATCCTGCATTAAAAGAAGCATTTGAAAAATTATATGGATATACGAATGATGCCGAAGGAATAAGGCACGCTTTATTAGAGGAACCTAATTTAAACTATGAAGATGCTTTATATATGGTAGTAACTTGTTCTGCTTTTGTGAATTATTTAATTCAAAAATCTAACAAATAACTCCATACTTATATTAATACTTGTAGAGCCTAATAAATACAATCAAGTTTTTAATTGAGGGGGCAATTATTACGCTTTATGGACAACATGAATATTTTTTATCAAAAATTTAAGAGTCTGTGGAATAAAACCGACCTGAACAAATAAACAAAATTATCAGATTAAGCAATAAAGAGATATTAATAAAAATGCTTTCCTCCCTGAGTTAAAATCATAGTAAAAACTCCAAAATAATAATAGTGAAGAGAGTAACGACTATCTTTATTAAAAAGTACAAAAGCAAAATTTTAAAACGGTAATACTAATAAATAGAAAACAAACAAAATTATTCCAGATGATTTCTCGCAAGAAGGATGGTTTAACTTAAATACACAAAATTATTTACAGACCCTAACACTTTGGCATATATTTTTTATAAGAGATTTATATTTGGGTATATCTAACAAGCTGCCTGTGCAGAGATAGTTCTCTCTGCTGTCAATTAGAAAAATATCAGGATTATATATCTTTCCCTTTTTATCAAACTCTACTATTACATTGAAGTTTTGAAACAAGTTTTCAGATGATACAGGTAACTTCATTGCTTCTGTCTTACCGTTTTTTGACCAGCTATAATTTTTTTGCTTCAACATTTGTTTCTCTAATCAATTTTTTCAATTTTGAACTATTTGGATACCTCCAGAGAGGTAAAATTGATTTTTCATCATCGACCAATAAAATGCCCATTCTGTCTTTAAGAATTTTTAACAATGGTTTTATTTTATTTGCGAACCAAGCTCTTTCAACATATTCAATATATCCTGTGTTAAATAGTTTCTCATCAGAAAATTTTCCTCCCAAACCTTCATTTTTAAAATAGTTAAAATATTGTCGATAATATAGTAATAATGAGATTAATTTACAATACGAGTTCTATATCTTCCTCTTGTTTTATGGTCTGTACAATTTCTTCTTTTAATAATTCATTTATCAAATCATTTGGCATTGCTCCTTCGCATGTAGCAAAGATCTCTGGAATAACATCTTTACCATATAATATTTTTTGTATACTATTCCAGCTAAATTCAAAACTTGCCATATCTTTAATTTTAAAAACAACTGGCTTATGCGCGTATTCAGGTTTCTTGGCAAATTCAATCTCAAGCATTAACTCTCTATTAGTATTTGCTATCAGCTTATCCAATGTAGTTTTAAACTCCGTAGTATTATCTACAGTTCTGATTAGCGGTTGAAGAGTATAATTACCATCAGATTTTAGAGTTATCTCAAACTTAAGGCAGCTATGTTTAGCATAACAGAAATAATTGCATTTAATCTTTACATTTTTGTTTTTAAATTTCTGTAAATCTTCGTTATTCAAAACTTCAAGCCTGTGTTCTCTACAGAGGTACTCTGTTCTAAAAATAAGCTTATTGTTACTACTGTCATCTAAAACTTTTATTAAAAAAGCTACTTCTTCTCCCGTTTTAGTAGTACAAGATTCAACTGAATATTTGCATTTCCTGTTACTTTTGACATATTTCAAAAAAACATTTATTAAACATTGAACTATATCTTGCATATAAGCAGATGCCAGACCAAACCATTCTGCTGTTCTTTTTTCTGAACAAACATTGAGCCCTGAAGGTTCAATTGGAATCAAAAATGTCTCTCCCCATTTTAATAGCATGTCTTTAACTTTATGATTTACTAAAGAAAAAAGCGTTTTAGTCTGGTCATCAGGATTGAACTCCTTCGCTTTAAGCGCTGGAGAAGTTATCCAAATTATGTCATTAGTAAGTTGTTGATAATGAAAATAACTTTTTAGTCCATACATAACTTCATAAATTGTATCTATGAATAATTTTCTTATTACTTCATAGCCTTTTTCTGTTTGCCTTATAAAAATAAAATAAGGAAAAATTTTTATTTTGTTTTCCATTTTTTCGAGGTTAAGTTCATCACTAAACTTGACAAAACACCACCACTTGTCTTTTTCAAAAGTATATAAGTAACCTCCAATAAAAATAGTGTTATTTTTCTTCTTTTTCTGTGGTTTATCCCAGTTAGTGTAAATCATATAAACTTTTGAACTTCTCTCATCAGTATTGCTGCATGGCACTCCAATAATACTTTTACCATTGAACTCTGGAATGTAAGCCTTTGCTATTTTTTTAGTAACAATATCAACACGGTACATCTTATACTCTTTCTTCGAAAGCAAGTATTCAAAAAGAGATATACTTTTTTTGCCAGTGTTTATATCACAAAGATAACCTATTATTTTTTCGTGGTTGCGATAGTTATCAAAGTTACAAAAAACTTCATTGTCTATGTCAATATTATATTTTCTGAGTTCTTGTTTTGCATAATCTATTTTTTGACTGATATACTCAGAAATCAATTACATTATCCTCCCCTCATTGAACAATTATTTAAAAAATAAAATATATCTCATGATTTTTTTATGCTTCCCAGCAATCCCTCTATTGCCTCATCGGTAGTTAAAAGTTCTTTAAGCTTATCGCTTTCTACCATCGTATTAAAAACTATAGCAAAAACACTTTTGAGGTTTTTTTGAAACTTACCTTGACCAGATACAATAGTGTTTAGAATTTCTTTTTCAAAAACAGAATAATTTAAATACCTTCCTAAGTGACTTGTTCTCATCTGTTCTATTTCGTTAATTTTCTCAATAGTATTTTGATAATTAAGACCATTGCCAAGAATATCGCTGAATAAACCACCAATGAGAATTGATTTACCCAAAAATTCCCTAAAGTCATCCCAGTTCTTGAATCGTAACTTCTCGTCATGCATCTCACGCGAAAAAATTGCATAAATCATATTAGACATATTTTGGTTATTTTCTCTGCAAAGTATATCTGCAAACTTCTTAAAAGTCTCAAAAACTTTTTGGTCTTTCAATATTTTGTTAAACTCTTTTATTGATTGAGGTAGATAAGATACCAACATTATAGGCATAACTAGTTTGTCAAAATTATCTAATCCTTCATATCTTGCTTTTACAGTTTCAAAATCCCCTTCTTTAAGAGCATTTAAAATTTCTCCGGAAACTGTTAGATAATGGATTATTTTTGAACATTTATCTTTATCAGCACCAAAGAAACTTTCAGCTAAAAAACTAACAAACTCTCTCCGTTCAGTGTTATACGGAGTTCGGAAATTTATGCCATTTACAATGCACGCTTTAATAAAGTATTCTGCAGAACGCGGCGTTAAATAATTTTGAGTACCTTTTATTTTTGAAATTCCACTTTCAGCCATAACTCTGCCAATATATTCAAAAACGTGTTGTGGTATCTCTCTCCACTTATCAGACATATAATTTACCCATGCGTCCTTGTCAAATACCACCTGGATAGTTTGAAACCTGTTGACAAGAGATTCAGGCAAATCATTTGCAAGCTCACTAAACTCAGGAGGATTACATGCAGAAACAATATGAACCTGTGGATGCAACCTCACATCGCCCACACATTTTTCTGCAATAACCTTGTGGAGTGCACTAAACATATCAGCCCTTTGAATGTTAGTTATCTCGTCAAGAAATAATATACCTGGATTTTTAACCATCAAAACAACCCATGCTGGAGGGTAATATATTGTTTTCCCATCTTCTTTGGCAGGAAGACCCTGAAAATCAATAGGTTCTATAATTGATAGATTCACATTATGAAAGATAAAGGCTTTTTTCTCGCCAGTTTCGTATGGTTTAAGGTGCTTTGGCAGCATATCCCTTATTTTTGAAGTATCTAAAAACTCAAGGTTAAGCCTTTCGGCAATTTCTCGTGCTAATTGGTGTATGCTCTCTGTTTTACCTATACCCGCAGCAGAACTTATCAGTATAGCAGGAATTTCTAACCCTTTATTGTATGCGTTTAGATAATAATCTCTGTAAAACTTATTAAATTTGCCAAGAGGAATAACAGACACATAAAAACCCCCTTTAACACCTGAGTAACTTTTTATGACGAAATTAAACTTATGAATCTGTAAAAGACTCATCTTTGTTAAACACAACACAAGCAGGTAATTCCGGTATTTTAGCCTTTTTGGTTGTATTGAAAATTAAAATTGTGTTACCTGTTTTTCGAGATATTTCAATAAGAGTTTTTTTGGTTTCCTCTTCACATATATCGCTAATATACATGTCAGAAATAATAAATACTACATCTCTCCACTTTACGCGTTTGCTAACGTCCTCAAGTGCAGGCTTTATAACAGTTCCACCGCCGCCTTTTAGATTTGCCAATGCTTTTCTTATATCACTCTCTGTCTTTATCTTAATAGGTGCATATACAGCAGCATCCCAACAAATTATTTGTGATTCTACATTATGTTTATTTAATTCGTTTGCAATATCTGCACATGTTGTAATACTGTCTGAATCCATAGAACCACTCGTATCAACCAGGATAAATGCCCTGTTTGCTCTTGAGAAAAACCCAATACTTGGAAAATCATCACCTACCCTTCGCGAAGGCCGATTGTAATTGCTAAAAACTTTTTTACCATGATAACTATTCACTGTTATTCTAACAAACTTATTCCAATCTCTTTTCATTTTTTTCTTTTTCCATTTATCAATACAAATTTTCAAACCTGCTGGAACATAGCCGGATGCCATTCCACTTAATACCTCCAGAATTTTATCCAATAGTTGCTCTATAGTATTATCTGCAACTTGCTGGTCTTTCTTACCTATTCCTCCGTCTTGAATAGTTCTACTCTGTCTTATTAGCATTTCTAACCTTTTTTGTGAAACTTGTCCACT
This Caldicellulosiruptor changbaiensis DNA region includes the following protein-coding sequences:
- a CDS encoding AbiJ-NTD4 domain-containing protein, which translates into the protein MLFSQRKGYKPLKNIIQKDNIDEDLRNGLWNCFTRFYKKLYQLDSLYNEYLLKLLDSIWDSYFKKPIDTIPKISEAYNFLRTYFFECKWYEVYDFIEFILNNNDFIPSYLLIEFARSCNKVLERENSAFRIINNKYIIEITSEEEINAIENVLNLPNDYKVIRLHLEEAIKLLSNRESKDPHKYRNSIKESISAVEAICREVSGKDKATLGDALKAIAKNNVIHPALKEAFEKLYGYTNDAEGIRHALLEEPNLNYEDALYMVVTCSAFVNYLIQKSNK
- a CDS encoding dienelactone hydrolase family protein, whose protein sequence is MLRIFEEYFGIHNKPDAHNPQWAYDILNSYDFEFQKNVLEKLQSLLYLKLDLCFVEKNKKESFYEAFTEEIVTANLNGIESEAAFLKPSNSSPPYPVVVVLHDHGGFYYYGKERIFMDDSTQPFIREYREKFYSSKRWALDLLERGFAVFCPDAFYFGKRRFPQELIKIFVDNKTYEQLTSLTEGSYEFIKLFNRISSELEEIIFKNINFYGTNWPSILINEDIAWLNYLLKREDVDKSRIACMGFSLGGFRTLFLSALKKEIKASLVIAFMSEFSKMLGQTSRHTFMVHIPSFTRFLDLPDIAGLILPRKLFVMQCSEDSLFPVDAMKSAVAKIEEYYSRAGCRHNFSYKFYPNPHQFNSYMQKDAFDYLFLNIQK